The proteins below come from a single Afipia felis ATCC 53690 genomic window:
- a CDS encoding arylesterase: MFLFTIALVLVNLSNAAMAETPNGAPLKLAVLGDSLTAGYGLPASAAFPVRLQQALKEKGIAANIINAGVSGDTASGGRDRLDWSIPEGTQAVIVELGANDMLRGIEPRVTRAALSEIIQRLKARGIAVLLCGMYAAPNLGEPYGQAFNSIYPDLAKKYGVALYPFFLDGVVNDSALKQADGLHPTAAGVDVIVQRILPAVEAFVKTLPPVRAAL, encoded by the coding sequence ATGTTTTTGTTCACGATTGCGCTTGTGCTCGTGAACCTGAGCAATGCCGCAATGGCGGAAACCCCGAACGGCGCGCCTTTGAAGCTCGCCGTGCTCGGCGATTCCCTCACCGCGGGTTACGGCTTGCCGGCGTCGGCCGCATTTCCGGTGCGCCTGCAACAGGCGCTGAAGGAGAAGGGCATCGCCGCTAACATCATCAACGCGGGCGTGTCGGGCGATACCGCATCGGGTGGCCGCGACCGGCTCGACTGGTCGATCCCCGAAGGCACGCAGGCCGTGATCGTCGAACTCGGCGCCAACGACATGCTGCGCGGCATCGAGCCCAGGGTCACGCGCGCCGCGCTGAGCGAGATTATCCAGCGGCTGAAAGCGCGGGGCATCGCCGTGCTCTTGTGCGGCATGTATGCCGCGCCCAATCTCGGTGAGCCTTACGGGCAGGCGTTCAACAGCATCTATCCCGATCTCGCGAAAAAATATGGCGTCGCGCTCTATCCATTCTTTCTCGATGGCGTCGTGAACGACAGCGCGCTGAAGCAGGCCGACGGCCTGCACCCTACGGCAGCTGGCGTCGACGTCATCGTGCAGCGAATTCTGCCTGCGGTTGAGGCATTCGTGAAGACATTGCCGCCTGTACGGGCGGCGTTGTGA
- a CDS encoding ABC transporter ATP-binding protein has translation MDTRTAPSHTVLTDQPVISLSGIDLSLGRGAAKVHILKGIDLSVGSGETVGLIGPSGSGKSTLLMVMAGLERPDAGEVVVQGTSFNGLNEDGLARFRGHEIGIVFQSFHLIPTMTALENVAVPLELAGKPDATERATRELQAVGLGARLHHYPAQLSGGEQQRVALARALAPDPAILLADEPTGNLDETTGKQIVDLLFAMHEERDTTLVLVTHDASLAQRCDRTVKLRSGRIDA, from the coding sequence ATGGATACTCGCACCGCACCCTCACACACAGTCCTCACGGACCAACCCGTCATTTCGCTCTCCGGCATCGACCTCTCTCTCGGGCGAGGCGCGGCGAAAGTCCACATCCTCAAGGGAATCGACCTGAGCGTCGGCTCTGGCGAGACCGTCGGGCTGATCGGCCCTTCCGGCTCGGGCAAATCAACGCTGCTCATGGTCATGGCCGGACTGGAGCGGCCCGATGCAGGAGAAGTGGTGGTTCAGGGCACCTCTTTCAACGGCCTCAATGAAGACGGTCTCGCCCGGTTTCGTGGCCACGAAATCGGCATCGTGTTTCAATCGTTTCACCTGATTCCGACAATGACCGCGCTGGAGAACGTCGCGGTGCCGCTCGAACTCGCAGGCAAGCCTGACGCGACCGAGCGCGCCACTCGCGAACTGCAGGCGGTCGGGCTCGGCGCACGGCTGCATCATTATCCCGCGCAACTCTCCGGCGGCGAGCAACAGCGCGTCGCGCTGGCCCGTGCGCTCGCGCCCGATCCCGCAATCCTGCTCGCGGACGAGCCGACCGGCAATCTCGACGAAACAACCGGCAAGCAGATCGTGGACCTTCTGTTTGCGATGCACGAGGAACGCGACACCACGCTGGTGCTGGTGACGCATGATGCTTCGCTCGCGCAACGCTGCGATCGCACCGTCAAGCTGCGCTCGGGCCGTATCGATGCGTAA
- a CDS encoding ABC transporter permease: MRNDYSLALRFALREWRGGLRGFYVFIACIALGVFAIAGVGAISASLSDGLSRQARVLLGGDVTFALFQREANARELSFLHGAGELSRVATLRGMARAANDDFTLIDIKAVDDRHPMLGELTLDPPMLPADIFAQRDGVYGAAVDPVLLARLNLKVGDTVSVGQTHFQIRSSLTAEPDKLLGGISIGPRFLISLDALDATGLLQPGALVRWTYRVKLPDPSEAAVTQLTERARQQFPQAGWEIRNSLNASPQLERNVSRFTQFLTLVGLAALLIGGIGVVNAVRSHLERKRDVIATYKALGASAAMVFAIYLIQVLLLALLGSLIGAALGAALPYIVLALFGHLLPLPIAASIHPATLALAVGYGVFAALAFALWPLGRVRNIPAAVLFRAEVSDEMPRASLRQIAAPAIAIALLAATAVALAYDKKIAAIFVGVSLAVFLLLRAVALLTMAVARRAPRPRNTMLRLALTNTYRSGALTPSVVLSLGLGLAALVTVTQIDANLRRQFSAALPERAPSFYFLDIPSAQSASFSQFIGAIAPDAKVEVVPMLRGRITAVKGVPAEQLKPSQDAEWVLQSDRGISYAADIPAGSKVVAGDWWPDNYSGKPLVSLEQKIADGLGVRLGDEITVNVLGRNITATVGNLRSVDWQNLGINFVLVFSPNTFRGAPHTDLATLTANLSTPADDANVIRQVAHAFPSVTSVRVRDALKSIGDIVTNLTLAIRGASLVTLVAALLVLGGALAAGHRHRVYDAVILKTLGAVRFQLIGAYAAEYALIGLATAVFGVAAGSIAAWQIVTRLMHLSFAWEAANAALVAVAALALTIGLGLAGTLLALRLKPAAVLRNL; the protein is encoded by the coding sequence ATGCGTAACGATTACTCCCTCGCGCTGCGCTTTGCGTTGCGCGAATGGCGCGGCGGCTTGCGCGGCTTCTATGTGTTCATCGCCTGCATCGCGCTCGGCGTATTCGCGATCGCGGGCGTCGGTGCGATCTCCGCGAGTCTCAGCGATGGCCTGAGCCGGCAAGCGCGCGTGCTGCTCGGCGGCGACGTGACCTTCGCTTTGTTCCAGCGCGAGGCGAATGCGCGGGAATTGTCGTTCCTGCACGGCGCAGGCGAACTCTCGCGCGTCGCGACGTTGCGCGGCATGGCGCGCGCGGCCAATGACGATTTCACGCTGATCGACATCAAGGCGGTGGACGACCGCCACCCGATGCTCGGCGAGCTGACGCTCGATCCGCCGATGTTGCCTGCGGATATTTTCGCGCAACGCGACGGCGTGTATGGCGCGGCCGTCGATCCGGTGCTGCTGGCACGATTGAACCTCAAGGTTGGCGACACCGTCAGCGTCGGCCAGACCCATTTCCAGATCCGCAGCAGCCTCACCGCCGAACCCGACAAGCTGCTCGGCGGCATCAGCATCGGCCCTCGTTTCCTCATCAGCCTCGACGCACTCGATGCCACCGGACTATTGCAGCCCGGCGCGCTGGTGCGCTGGACCTATCGCGTCAAGCTGCCCGATCCGAGCGAGGCCGCGGTCACGCAGTTGACCGAGCGCGCACGGCAGCAGTTCCCGCAGGCCGGATGGGAAATCCGCAACTCGCTCAACGCCTCCCCGCAACTGGAACGGAACGTCTCGCGCTTCACCCAGTTTCTGACGCTGGTCGGACTTGCCGCGCTCCTGATCGGCGGCATCGGCGTCGTTAACGCGGTGCGAAGTCACCTCGAGCGCAAGCGCGACGTGATCGCGACTTATAAAGCGCTCGGCGCGAGCGCGGCGATGGTCTTCGCGATCTATTTGATCCAGGTGCTGCTGCTGGCGCTGCTCGGCTCGCTGATCGGCGCTGCACTGGGTGCAGCTCTGCCATACATCGTGCTCGCGCTGTTCGGCCATCTATTGCCGCTGCCGATCGCAGCGAGCATCCACCCCGCCACGCTCGCGCTTGCGGTCGGCTATGGCGTGTTCGCCGCGCTCGCTTTCGCGCTGTGGCCGCTCGGTCGCGTGCGCAACATTCCCGCCGCCGTGCTGTTCCGCGCCGAGGTGTCCGATGAGATGCCGCGCGCCAGCCTGCGCCAGATCGCCGCGCCTGCGATCGCCATCGCGCTGCTCGCGGCGACGGCGGTCGCACTCGCCTATGACAAGAAAATCGCGGCGATCTTCGTTGGCGTGAGCCTCGCGGTGTTCCTGCTGCTGCGCGCCGTCGCTCTGCTGACGATGGCGGTCGCGCGTCGCGCGCCGCGCCCTCGCAACACCATGCTGCGGCTCGCGCTCACCAATACCTATCGCTCCGGCGCGCTGACGCCGTCCGTGGTGCTGTCGCTCGGGCTTGGACTCGCTGCACTCGTAACGGTCACACAGATCGACGCCAACCTGCGTCGCCAGTTCAGTGCGGCGCTGCCTGAACGCGCGCCGTCGTTCTACTTCCTCGACATTCCCTCGGCGCAATCGGCAAGCTTCAGCCAATTCATCGGCGCGATCGCGCCTGACGCCAAGGTGGAGGTGGTGCCGATGCTGCGCGGGCGCATCACCGCGGTGAAGGGCGTTCCCGCCGAACAGCTCAAGCCGTCACAGGACGCCGAATGGGTCCTGCAAAGCGACCGCGGCATCAGCTACGCAGCCGACATACCGGCGGGCTCGAAAGTGGTCGCGGGTGACTGGTGGCCGGACAACTACAGTGGCAAGCCGCTGGTCTCGCTGGAACAGAAGATCGCCGACGGCCTGGGCGTACGGCTCGGCGACGAGATCACCGTCAACGTGCTCGGACGCAACATCACGGCAACCGTCGGCAATCTGCGGAGCGTCGACTGGCAGAACCTCGGGATCAATTTCGTCCTGGTTTTTTCCCCGAATACCTTCCGCGGCGCGCCCCATACCGACCTCGCCACCCTGACTGCGAACCTCTCCACCCCCGCCGATGACGCAAACGTTATCAGGCAGGTCGCCCACGCCTTCCCCTCCGTCACCAGCGTCCGGGTCCGCGATGCGCTCAAGAGCATCGGCGACATTGTAACCAACCTGACGCTTGCCATCCGGGGGGCGAGCCTCGTCACCCTCGTCGCCGCCCTGCTGGTTCTGGGCGGGGCGCTGGCCGCAGGCCACCGCCACCGGGTTTATGACGCCGTGATCCTGAAGACGCTGGGTGCAGTCCGGTTCCAACTCATCGGCGCTTATGCTGCGGAATATGCGCTGATCGGGCTTGCCACCGCCGTGTTCGGGGTGGCGGCGGGGTCGATCGCGGCCTGGCAGATCGTGACCCGGCTGATGCACCTGAGCTTCGCCTGGGAGGCGGCCAATGCCGCCCTGGTCGCTGTCGCCGCCCTGGCATTAACCATAGGCCTCGGCCTTGCCGGTACCCTTCTCGCATTGCGGTTGAAACCGGCCGCGGTCCTGCGCAATCTCTGA
- a CDS encoding DUF1223 domain-containing protein, with product MTSFEPIAAWLHETVPAAFRRTSLCAGSAAALCVLLTVAPATAGEPRGVVELFTSQGCSSCPPADKMLGEFAKDPSLIALSLPIDYWDYLGWKDTLADSRFSARQKAYSAMRGDRDVYTPQVVVNGVRHVLGSDRKGIEAALDKSRGEHGIMSVPVKLSRDGHYLNVSVAASAGHHAEVWICAVSKAVPITIGRGENSGHQIVYHNVVRNVLKVGDWDGTANTWSVPLENISRDGVDAAAAYVQDGSRDRPGPMLGAAYTSLAN from the coding sequence GTGACGTCTTTCGAGCCCATCGCCGCATGGTTGCATGAGACCGTGCCTGCGGCCTTCCGGCGTACATCACTGTGCGCCGGTTCTGCAGCGGCTCTCTGTGTCCTGCTGACAGTGGCGCCTGCAACCGCCGGCGAGCCTCGCGGTGTAGTGGAATTGTTCACCTCGCAGGGGTGCTCATCCTGCCCGCCCGCCGACAAGATGCTCGGTGAATTTGCGAAGGATCCCTCGCTCATCGCGCTTAGCCTGCCAATCGACTATTGGGATTATCTTGGCTGGAAGGACACGCTGGCCGATTCGCGCTTCTCCGCGCGGCAGAAGGCGTATTCGGCGATGCGTGGCGATCGCGACGTCTATACGCCGCAGGTGGTCGTCAACGGTGTGCGCCATGTGCTCGGCAGCGATCGCAAGGGCATCGAGGCGGCGCTGGACAAGAGTCGTGGCGAGCACGGCATCATGAGCGTGCCGGTGAAGCTCTCCAGGGATGGTCATTACCTGAATGTCTCGGTGGCGGCGTCTGCCGGTCATCATGCCGAGGTCTGGATTTGTGCCGTGTCGAAAGCCGTTCCGATCACGATCGGCCGCGGTGAGAACAGCGGTCACCAGATCGTCTATCATAACGTTGTCCGCAACGTGCTCAAGGTAGGCGACTGGGATGGCACTGCGAATACATGGTCGGTGCCTTTGGAAAATATCTCCCGCGATGGCGTCGATGCCGCCGCTGCTTACGTGCAGGATGGCAGCCGCGACAGACCGGGCCCGATGTTAGGGGCGGCCTATACCTCGCTCGCCAACTGA
- a CDS encoding DUF2794 domain-containing protein, with protein MRMGLGDLDGEDNRAPERGWNAPPATVTFNRLELNRILNLYGRMVADGEWRDYAIDFLKDRAVFSIFRRSSEVPIYRIEKDPRLARKQGAYSVISASGQILRRGHELERVLLVIDRKLALV; from the coding sequence ATGAGAATGGGGCTCGGCGATTTGGATGGTGAGGATAATCGGGCACCTGAGCGCGGCTGGAACGCGCCGCCTGCAACGGTCACCTTCAACCGCCTCGAACTCAACCGTATCCTCAATCTCTACGGCCGCATGGTCGCGGACGGCGAGTGGCGGGACTATGCCATCGACTTTCTGAAGGATCGGGCGGTGTTCTCGATCTTCCGCCGTTCCTCCGAAGTTCCGATCTACCGCATCGAGAAAGACCCACGCCTCGCGCGCAAGCAGGGTGCCTACAGTGTGATCTCCGCGAGCGGCCAGATCCTGCGACGTGGCCATGAACTCGAGCGCGTGCTTCTGGTGATCGACCGAAAGCTCGCGCTGGTTTGA
- the zapE gene encoding cell division protein ZapE, protein MDVSTSSPLRARYEQLLASRAIEPDAAQAEAVSKLETLETHLDRYKPRKQGLFGRLFAEGTPPPRGLYVYGEVGRGKTMLMDLFFQNSTVAFKRRSHFHEFMADVHERIFNFRQKIARREIADADPIHLTANSIFEEAWLLCFDEFHVTDIADAMILGRLFARLFELGTVIVATSNVAPEDLYKGGLNRALFLPFIADIEERMEVLRLDARTDYRMEKLSGIKMWLVPDDAEAGAKLDAAWLKLTGSVDAPSRDIALKGRVLHIDHSARGVARFTFEGLCERPLGPPDYLRIARDYHTVLIDHIPVMEFEERNPAKRFISLIDALYDNKVKLMASAAAEPSSIYRSEEGVEAREFARTVSRIIEMGSDSYLALPHGRSDSAASGASTGLVET, encoded by the coding sequence ATGGATGTGTCCACGTCTTCGCCACTGCGAGCTCGCTACGAGCAGCTCCTCGCCTCACGCGCCATCGAGCCCGATGCCGCGCAGGCGGAAGCCGTTTCAAAACTTGAAACGCTCGAGACGCATCTCGATCGCTACAAGCCGCGCAAACAGGGTTTGTTCGGCCGGCTGTTCGCCGAGGGCACGCCGCCGCCGCGTGGCCTCTACGTGTATGGCGAGGTCGGTCGCGGCAAGACGATGCTGATGGACCTGTTCTTTCAGAACAGTACCGTCGCGTTCAAGCGCCGCTCGCATTTCCATGAATTCATGGCCGATGTCCACGAGCGCATTTTCAATTTCCGCCAGAAGATCGCCAGGCGCGAGATCGCCGACGCCGATCCGATCCACCTCACCGCGAACTCGATCTTCGAGGAAGCGTGGCTGCTGTGCTTCGACGAATTCCACGTCACTGATATCGCCGATGCGATGATCCTGGGGCGGCTGTTCGCGCGGCTGTTCGAACTCGGCACCGTGATCGTCGCGACATCGAACGTGGCGCCGGAAGACCTTTACAAAGGCGGTCTCAACCGTGCGCTGTTCCTGCCGTTCATCGCGGATATCGAAGAGCGGATGGAGGTGCTGCGGCTCGATGCGCGCACCGACTACCGGATGGAAAAACTCTCCGGCATCAAGATGTGGCTGGTGCCTGACGATGCAGAGGCTGGCGCGAAGCTCGATGCGGCCTGGCTCAAGCTCACCGGCAGCGTGGATGCGCCGTCGCGCGACATCGCACTGAAAGGCCGCGTGCTGCACATCGATCATTCCGCCCGCGGCGTCGCGCGCTTTACCTTCGAGGGTCTGTGCGAGCGTCCGCTTGGTCCGCCGGATTATCTGCGCATCGCACGCGACTATCACACCGTGCTGATCGACCACATTCCGGTGATGGAATTCGAGGAGCGCAATCCGGCCAAGCGCTTCATTTCGCTGATCGATGCGCTCTACGACAACAAGGTGAAGCTGATGGCGTCGGCGGCGGCCGAGCCGTCCTCGATCTACCGTTCCGAAGAAGGCGTCGAGGCGCGCGAATTCGCCCGCACGGTGTCGCGCATCATCGAGATGGGATCGGATTCGTACCTCGCGCTGCCGCACGGTCGCAGCGATTCCGCCGCCAGCGGGGCATCTACCGGTCTGGTCGAAACCTGA
- the thpR gene encoding RNA 2',3'-cyclic phosphodiesterase, with protein MPRLFTGLEIPPDISQSLSMLRGGLPGGRWIDPENYHVTLRFIGDIDDYVAREIANTLERVDRKPFEVTVQGLSSFGGKKPRAVVACVEPSRPLMELQAELERLMRRFGLDPEGRKFIPHVTLARLRDASSRDVADYLSVRGYFPAKKFIASRFVLFSSRASVGGGPYVIEDSYAFSSRERDRAAQGRYFIS; from the coding sequence ATGCCCCGCTTATTCACTGGACTTGAGATCCCGCCTGACATTTCCCAATCATTGTCGATGCTGCGTGGCGGATTGCCCGGCGGCCGCTGGATCGATCCCGAAAATTATCACGTCACGCTGCGCTTCATCGGTGACATCGACGATTACGTCGCGCGCGAGATCGCGAACACGCTGGAGCGCGTCGACCGCAAGCCGTTCGAGGTGACGGTGCAGGGCCTGTCGAGTTTCGGCGGCAAGAAACCGCGCGCGGTGGTCGCCTGCGTTGAGCCAAGCCGCCCTCTGATGGAACTGCAGGCGGAACTCGAACGGCTGATGCGTCGCTTCGGGCTTGATCCCGAAGGACGGAAATTCATTCCGCATGTCACGCTGGCGCGTCTGCGCGATGCCTCGAGCCGCGACGTCGCCGATTACCTCTCGGTCCGTGGCTATTTCCCGGCGAAGAAATTCATCGCCTCCCGCTTCGTGCTGTTTTCCTCGCGCGCCTCGGTTGGTGGCGGCCCGTATGTGATCGAGGATTCCTACGCGTTTTCGTCTCGTGAAAGGGATCGTGCCGCGCAGGGGCGATATTTCATTTCATAA
- a CDS encoding GNAT family N-acetyltransferase, protein MSDFTIRPATAADIPAITTIYAFEVREKTASFELTAPDEAEMMRRFTAISGGGFPYLVAEAGGRIAGYAYAGPYRPRPAYRYTVENSVYLDPAFYRRGIGSALLSELIAQCTAHGYRQMIAVIGDSANAASIGLHRRAGFAMIGTHPDVGFKFGRWLDSVQMQLALGEGGTTIPPG, encoded by the coding sequence ATGAGCGACTTCACCATCAGGCCGGCCACCGCCGCCGACATCCCCGCCATCACCACGATCTATGCCTTCGAGGTGCGGGAAAAGACCGCAAGCTTCGAACTCACCGCGCCCGACGAGGCGGAAATGATGCGTCGCTTCACGGCGATTAGCGGCGGGGGCTTCCCCTATCTCGTGGCAGAGGCCGGCGGACGCATAGCTGGCTACGCCTATGCCGGACCCTACCGGCCGCGCCCAGCCTATCGCTACACGGTGGAGAATTCGGTCTATCTCGACCCGGCGTTTTACCGGCGCGGCATCGGCAGCGCTCTGCTCAGTGAACTGATCGCGCAGTGTACGGCGCACGGCTACCGCCAGATGATCGCGGTGATCGGCGACTCAGCCAATGCCGCCTCGATCGGCCTGCACCGCCGCGCGGGCTTTGCCATGATCGGCACCCATCCCGACGTCGGATTCAAATTCGGGCGCTGGCTCGATTCGGTGCAAATGCAGCTTGCGCTCGGCGAGGGCGGCACGACGATTCCACCCGGCTAA
- a CDS encoding Bax inhibitor-1/YccA family protein has product MSDLDRNYASPFGRAAGRVDAAAVDAGLRAYMLKIYNYMTIGLAITGFAALGVYMGAVTTDSAAAVGRVGNTMLTSFGVAMFVSPLKWVFIFAPLVMVFAISFGINRLRPQTAQMLFWAFSALMGVSLSSIFLVYTHTSIVRVFFITAAAFGALSVYGYTTKRDMTGMGSFLIMGLFGVIIASIVNIFVASSMLQFVVSIVGVLVFAGLTAWDTQRLKNDYIYGYGAMGGDIAERAAITGALSLYLNFINLFTLLLQLLGQRE; this is encoded by the coding sequence ATGTCGGACTTGGATCGTAACTACGCCTCTCCGTTCGGCCGTGCTGCCGGGCGGGTTGACGCCGCTGCCGTCGACGCCGGCCTGCGCGCGTACATGCTCAAGATCTACAACTACATGACGATCGGCCTTGCCATCACCGGCTTCGCCGCACTCGGCGTGTATATGGGCGCCGTAACCACCGACAGCGCCGCTGCCGTTGGCCGGGTCGGCAATACCATGCTGACCTCGTTTGGCGTCGCGATGTTCGTGAGCCCGCTGAAGTGGGTCTTCATCTTCGCGCCGCTGGTGATGGTGTTCGCCATCTCCTTCGGCATCAACCGCCTGCGGCCGCAGACCGCGCAGATGCTGTTCTGGGCCTTCTCGGCACTGATGGGCGTTTCGCTGTCGTCGATCTTCCTCGTCTACACGCACACCTCGATCGTGCGCGTGTTCTTCATCACGGCGGCGGCGTTCGGCGCACTGAGCGTCTACGGCTACACCACCAAGCGTGACATGACGGGCATGGGCTCGTTCCTGATCATGGGCCTGTTCGGCGTCATCATCGCAAGCATCGTCAACATCTTCGTGGCGAGCTCGATGCTGCAGTTCGTGGTCTCGATCGTCGGCGTGCTGGTGTTCGCAGGCCTCACCGCCTGGGACACCCAGCGGCTGAAGAACGACTACATCTACGGTTATGGCGCGATGGGCGGCGATATCGCCGAGCGCGCGGCCATCACCGGCGCGCTGTCGCTCTACCTGAACTTCATCAACCTGTTCACGCTGCTGTTGCAGCTTCTGGGACAGCGCGAGTAA